The Acidobacteriota bacterium genome includes a window with the following:
- the rph gene encoding ribonuclease PH — translation MRPSGRSQDTMREVRIEMDYTKHAKGSVLISVGDTRVLCTCSVEDKVPPFLNHMNQGWITAEYGMLPAATHSRSAREAVRGKQTGRTVEIQRLVGRSLRSIVNPSLLGTRTFLIDCDVLQADGGTRTASITGGFLALCSAVIRLMDRKLLPASPLLDCVAATSVGIIDGVACLDLDYREDSRAEVDMNLVMTGAGRYVEIQGTAEKTPFGEDRLAEMKQLGQLGIRNLVEMQQSILQARADLARLFPPLPA, via the coding sequence ATGAGACCAAGCGGCCGCAGCCAGGACACGATGCGCGAGGTGCGCATCGAGATGGACTACACCAAGCACGCCAAGGGCTCGGTGCTGATTTCGGTGGGGGACACCCGGGTGCTGTGCACCTGCAGCGTGGAGGACAAGGTCCCCCCCTTCCTCAACCACATGAACCAGGGGTGGATCACGGCCGAATACGGCATGCTCCCGGCGGCCACCCACAGCCGCTCGGCGCGCGAGGCCGTCCGGGGCAAACAGACCGGCCGCACGGTCGAGATCCAGCGCCTCGTCGGGCGCTCGCTCCGCTCGATCGTCAACCCCTCGCTTTTGGGGACCCGCACCTTCCTGATCGACTGCGACGTGCTCCAGGCCGACGGCGGGACCCGGACCGCCTCCATCACCGGCGGGTTCCTGGCCCTCTGCTCGGCCGTCATCAGGCTGATGGACCGGAAGCTGCTCCCCGCCTCCCCGCTCCTGGACTGCGTGGCGGCCACGAGCGTCGGCATCATCGACGGGGTCGCCTGCCTGGACCTCGACTACCGGGAGGACTCCCGGGCCGAGGTCGACATGAATTTGGTCATGACCGGCGCGGGGCGCTACGTGGAAATCCAGGGGACGGCCGAAAAGACGCCCTTCGGCGAGGATCGGCTCGCCGAGATGAAGCAGCTGGGGCAGCTGGGGATCCGGAACCTGGTCGAAATGCAGCAATCGATCCTGCAGGCCCGGGCGGACCTCGCCCGCCTCTTTCCCCCGCTCCCGGCATGA
- the rdgB gene encoding RdgB/HAM1 family non-canonical purine NTP pyrophosphatase — MTPAPTLVVATRNAGKLREFQALLRPLGCDVRSLADLGITEEVEENGASFAENARLKAVGHSRLVPFPVLADDSGLMVDALGGRPGIHSARYAGPGATDADRIRRILRELAAVPGAPRTARFVSALALARAGRTLLEAEGSCRGVIIDRARGTRGFGYDPVFLFPELGRTFAELNEEEKNRYSHRARAVRALLATDSLSALIGQPAN, encoded by the coding sequence ATGACTCCCGCCCCCACCCTCGTCGTCGCCACCCGGAACGCGGGAAAACTGCGTGAATTCCAGGCGCTCCTCCGGCCGCTCGGGTGCGACGTCCGCAGCCTCGCGGACCTGGGCATCACGGAAGAGGTCGAAGAGAACGGCGCCTCCTTCGCGGAAAACGCGCGCCTGAAGGCCGTCGGTCATTCCCGCCTGGTTCCCTTCCCCGTCCTGGCCGACGATTCGGGGCTGATGGTCGACGCGCTGGGGGGTCGCCCCGGGATCCACTCGGCCCGCTACGCCGGTCCCGGCGCCACCGACGCCGACCGCATCCGCAGGATTCTCCGGGAACTGGCGGCCGTCCCGGGGGCGCCGCGCACCGCGCGCTTCGTCTCGGCCCTGGCCCTGGCCCGCGCGGGGAGGACGCTGCTCGAAGCCGAGGGCTCCTGCCGGGGCGTCATCATCGACCGGGCCCGCGGGACCAGGGGCTTCGGGTACGACCCCGTCTTTCTCTTCCCCGAACTCGGCAGGACCTTCGCCGAGCTGAACGAAGAGGAGAAGAACCGGTACAGCCACCGCGCGCGCGCCGTGCGCGCCCTTCTCGCCACCGACAGCCTCTCCGCACTCATCGGGCAGCCCGCCAATTGA
- a CDS encoding molybdopterin-dependent oxidoreductase, giving the protein MKLTRLTLKINGVERAAVCDPEKDTLATVIRRLGLTGTKIGCGTGQCGACSVLLGGKVVRSCTRKMKSVPEGSEILTIEGIGTPQHLHPLQQAWITHGGVQCGFCSPGFIVSAHGLLSENPSPSREEVREWFRKHRNICRCTGYKPLVDAVMAAAPVVRGESSMEEITYRESEEKDIYGSARPRPTALVKVTGLADYGDDIKLKMPEGTAHLAVVISRVPHAKILGIDTEEAEKMPGVFKVMTARDVKGTNNMASPAVIPRQKGKGVTDFPVIAGTKISRRGDVVALVAADTEEHAREAAKKVKQNLEVLPAYMTFPEAVMPNAIQLHESLPNFYMEQPVFKGRDTAEVFEEAAFVAEGSFHSQHEPHLPIEPDVVQGYWGVDGMLTIQCKSQSITESREVVSMACGIPMENLRMMLNHVGGSFGYSTSSNTFALVATAVQNLGIPCTLTLGYEEFNHMTGKRSATFANGRIACNREGKITAAEYDIALDHGAYAVVAGHIFNNLVSVGFHGYNIPNFKALARGGSSNHAFNTAYRGFGSPQVYTTTEALIDMLAEKAGIDPWEFRYRNAARPGDLTINSRPYHDYVYPAMLERIKPHYDRYKAEAEAARAEGRHVGVGLSMGGFIITVGMFDSAEVALELNPDGTITHWNTWEDMGQGGDIGTLTHTVKALAPMGVTADRVRLVMNDSKTCPDTGLAAASRSHYMAGNATIDAAGKLMDSMRKPDGSWRTYDEMKAEGIPTKHVGHYDQFHIGLPPGLDPNTGEGEKNPTYMYGLNLAQVEVDVKTGKTRVLKFTCVTDVGTIGNRLAVEGQGYGGISHSIGFALSEDYDAQDRHGSMVGCGIPTIDMIPDDFNLIFMETPRPAGPHGSCGCSEVFQSSNHMAVINAIRNACGVRIYSLPATPDKVKAAWEARQRGEDLTPPKYFLGSDFEDELDLIRANPL; this is encoded by the coding sequence ATGAAACTGACAAGACTGACCCTGAAGATCAACGGCGTGGAACGCGCCGCGGTCTGCGATCCCGAAAAAGACACTCTCGCCACCGTCATCCGCCGGCTGGGCCTGACGGGGACCAAGATCGGGTGCGGCACCGGCCAGTGCGGCGCCTGCTCGGTGCTGCTGGGCGGGAAGGTCGTCCGCTCCTGCACCCGGAAGATGAAGAGCGTCCCGGAGGGGAGCGAGATCCTCACCATCGAGGGGATCGGGACCCCGCAACACCTCCACCCGCTGCAACAGGCGTGGATCACCCACGGCGGCGTGCAGTGCGGCTTCTGCTCCCCCGGCTTCATCGTCTCCGCCCACGGGCTCCTCTCCGAAAACCCCTCCCCGAGCCGGGAGGAGGTGCGCGAGTGGTTCCGCAAGCACCGCAACATCTGCCGCTGCACCGGGTACAAGCCCCTCGTCGACGCCGTCATGGCCGCCGCCCCGGTGGTACGGGGCGAGAGCTCCATGGAGGAGATCACCTACCGGGAGTCCGAGGAAAAGGACATCTACGGGTCGGCGCGCCCCAGGCCGACGGCGCTCGTGAAGGTGACGGGCCTGGCCGATTACGGCGACGACATCAAGCTCAAGATGCCCGAGGGGACCGCCCACCTGGCCGTGGTCATTTCAAGAGTCCCCCACGCGAAGATCCTCGGCATCGATACCGAAGAGGCCGAAAAGATGCCGGGCGTGTTCAAGGTGATGACGGCCAGGGACGTCAAGGGGACCAACAACATGGCCTCCCCTGCCGTGATCCCGCGCCAGAAGGGGAAGGGGGTGACCGATTTCCCCGTCATCGCCGGCACCAAAATCAGCCGGCGCGGCGACGTGGTGGCCCTGGTGGCGGCCGACACCGAGGAGCACGCGCGCGAGGCGGCCAAAAAGGTGAAGCAGAACCTGGAGGTCCTCCCCGCCTACATGACCTTCCCCGAGGCGGTGATGCCCAACGCCATCCAGCTCCACGAGAGCCTGCCCAACTTCTACATGGAGCAGCCGGTCTTCAAGGGGAGGGACACCGCCGAGGTGTTCGAGGAGGCCGCCTTCGTCGCCGAGGGGAGCTTCCACTCGCAGCACGAGCCTCACCTGCCGATCGAGCCCGACGTCGTGCAGGGATACTGGGGCGTCGACGGCATGCTGACGATCCAGTGCAAGTCCCAGTCGATCACCGAGTCCCGGGAGGTCGTCTCCATGGCCTGCGGCATCCCGATGGAGAACCTCCGGATGATGCTCAACCACGTCGGCGGGTCCTTCGGGTACTCCACCAGCTCGAACACCTTCGCCCTGGTCGCCACCGCTGTGCAGAACCTCGGCATCCCCTGCACCCTGACGCTCGGCTACGAGGAGTTCAACCACATGACGGGGAAACGGTCGGCCACCTTCGCCAACGGCCGCATCGCCTGCAACCGGGAGGGGAAGATCACGGCGGCCGAGTACGACATCGCCCTCGACCACGGCGCCTACGCCGTCGTCGCCGGCCACATCTTCAACAACCTGGTCTCCGTCGGCTTCCACGGCTACAACATCCCCAACTTCAAGGCCCTGGCCCGCGGCGGGTCGTCCAACCACGCCTTCAACACCGCCTACCGCGGCTTCGGCTCGCCCCAGGTCTACACGACCACCGAGGCCCTCATCGACATGCTGGCCGAAAAGGCCGGGATCGACCCGTGGGAGTTCCGCTACAGGAACGCCGCCCGCCCCGGCGACCTGACCATCAACAGCCGCCCCTACCACGATTACGTCTATCCCGCCATGCTCGAGCGGATCAAGCCCCACTACGACCGCTACAAGGCCGAGGCCGAGGCGGCGCGGGCCGAGGGCCGTCACGTGGGGGTCGGGCTGAGCATGGGAGGGTTCATCATCACCGTCGGCATGTTCGACTCGGCCGAGGTGGCGCTCGAGCTGAACCCCGACGGCACGATCACGCACTGGAATACCTGGGAGGACATGGGGCAGGGGGGGGACATCGGCACCCTGACCCACACGGTGAAGGCGCTCGCCCCCATGGGCGTCACCGCCGACCGGGTGCGGCTGGTCATGAACGACAGCAAGACCTGCCCCGACACGGGGCTGGCCGCCGCCAGCCGCTCCCACTACATGGCGGGCAACGCCACCATCGACGCCGCCGGCAAGCTGATGGACTCCATGCGCAAACCGGACGGCTCCTGGCGCACCTACGACGAGATGAAGGCGGAAGGGATCCCGACAAAACATGTCGGGCACTACGACCAGTTTCACATCGGCCTCCCCCCGGGACTCGACCCCAACACCGGCGAAGGGGAGAAGAACCCCACCTACATGTACGGGCTCAACCTCGCCCAGGTCGAGGTCGACGTCAAGACCGGCAAGACCCGGGTACTGAAGTTCACCTGCGTCACCGACGTCGGCACCATCGGCAACCGGCTGGCGGTCGAGGGGCAGGGCTACGGCGGCATCTCCCACAGCATCGGTTTCGCCCTCAGCGAGGACTACGACGCCCAGGACAGGCACGGCAGCATGGTCGGGTGCGGCATCCCCACCATCGACATGATCCCGGACGACTTCAACCTCATCTTCATGGAGACGCCGCGGCCGGCAGGTCCGCACGGCTCCTGCGGGTGCTCCGAGGTCTTCCAGAGTTCCAACCACATGGCCGTCATCAACGCCATCCGCAACGCCTGCGGCGTCCGCATCTACTCCCTCCCCGCCACCCCCGACAAGGTCAAGGCGGCCTGGGAGGCGCGGCAGCGGGGGGAGGACCTGACGCCGCCGAAGTACTTCCTCGGTTCCGATTTCGAGGATGAACTGGACCTCATCCGGGCCAACCCGCTGTAG
- a CDS encoding NAD(P)-binding protein, whose amino-acid sequence MKPEDAREHTDRCFRGEPATCTFACPFRMDIRSFLDKAARGRWPAAYRTLRDAVVFPAVVSVLCDQPCRGACQRTLLGDEALELRELEAACLRNVKERKPERYVIPPKKERVAVVGAGPSGLACALALAQKKFRVTVFERGEGWGGRLREHPRFAEFDEDIGLQFSALEAQFRFGAEVGGLGELSGFEAVYVATGAGGDAFGLENSWNDQLHSTADPRVFLGGELCGSSVMEALAAGTEASRSIEVFLQTGKAAATFGRFPRGYGGHAVPHEGVPPAPAVRPADPSGYSGEEARAEAARCMQCDCNICMEACEMLRLFRKDPHKIAVEVYTDTHVNAPFSSHTITREAYSCNICGYCGSVCPVGVNIGPLLQLSRRVRASAGVHPAALHDFWLREMDFAVSEGAFASPPAGREECAYAFYPGCQLGASSPEHVLRSWEFLAARHDAGVMLGCCGAPAYWAGDDDRLRANIEEIERAWTGMGRPVLVCACATCRTVLAGFLPGIRTVSLYELLAEAEEVRPARLFPEAAVFDPCAARGADRMEAAVRTLLSRSGAACAELAEKNRCCGHGGHIYPANPALAEEIARNRAEADARPYVVYCANCREVFASRGKACAHILDMIFDLPVREGVPGLDEKRANSLEVKRELMKRIKGADFEAPSHPWDTLTLVIDGGLRRTLDRKLISAVDIKEAVWRAESTGDRFLDEGTGACLCSMVKEVITYWVEYRGIADGTFEILDAYTHRMRFTRGE is encoded by the coding sequence ATGAAGCCCGAGGACGCCCGCGAACACACCGACCGGTGCTTTCGCGGGGAGCCGGCCACCTGCACCTTCGCCTGCCCCTTCAGGATGGACATCCGGTCCTTCCTGGATAAAGCGGCCCGGGGCAGGTGGCCGGCCGCTTACCGGACGCTGCGCGACGCCGTCGTCTTTCCCGCCGTCGTCAGCGTCCTCTGCGACCAGCCGTGCCGGGGGGCGTGCCAGCGCACCCTGCTGGGTGACGAGGCCCTCGAACTCAGGGAACTGGAGGCCGCCTGCCTCCGGAACGTGAAGGAGCGCAAGCCCGAACGCTACGTCATCCCCCCGAAAAAGGAGCGCGTGGCCGTCGTGGGGGCCGGCCCCTCGGGCCTCGCCTGCGCCCTCGCCCTCGCCCAGAAAAAGTTCCGGGTCACCGTCTTCGAAAGGGGGGAGGGGTGGGGCGGCCGGCTCCGGGAACACCCGCGCTTCGCGGAGTTCGACGAGGACATCGGGCTGCAGTTTTCGGCGCTCGAGGCGCAATTCCGATTCGGGGCGGAGGTCGGCGGCCTCGGGGAGCTCTCGGGGTTCGAGGCGGTCTACGTCGCCACGGGCGCAGGGGGGGACGCGTTCGGGCTCGAGAACTCCTGGAACGACCAGCTCCACTCCACGGCCGATCCGAGGGTGTTTCTGGGGGGGGAGCTGTGCGGATCCTCCGTGATGGAGGCGCTGGCCGCCGGAACGGAGGCGTCCCGGTCGATCGAGGTCTTTCTCCAGACCGGCAAGGCGGCCGCCACCTTCGGCCGCTTTCCCCGGGGTTACGGCGGGCACGCGGTGCCTCACGAGGGGGTGCCCCCCGCCCCGGCCGTCCGGCCGGCCGACCCCTCCGGTTACAGCGGGGAGGAGGCCCGGGCCGAGGCCGCGCGCTGCATGCAGTGCGACTGCAACATCTGCATGGAAGCGTGCGAGATGCTCCGGCTCTTCCGCAAGGACCCGCACAAGATCGCGGTCGAGGTCTACACCGACACCCACGTCAACGCCCCCTTTTCCAGTCACACCATCACCCGCGAGGCCTACTCCTGCAACATCTGCGGTTACTGCGGCAGCGTCTGCCCGGTAGGGGTGAACATCGGGCCGCTCCTGCAGCTCTCGCGCCGCGTGCGCGCGAGCGCGGGGGTGCACCCGGCGGCGCTACACGATTTCTGGCTGCGCGAAATGGATTTCGCCGTTTCCGAGGGGGCCTTCGCCTCCCCCCCCGCGGGACGGGAGGAGTGCGCCTACGCCTTCTACCCCGGCTGCCAGCTGGGGGCGTCGAGCCCCGAACACGTGCTGAGGTCGTGGGAGTTCCTCGCCGCGCGTCACGACGCCGGCGTCATGCTGGGGTGCTGCGGCGCCCCCGCCTACTGGGCCGGGGACGACGACCGCCTGCGGGCCAATATCGAGGAAATCGAACGGGCCTGGACCGGGATGGGGCGGCCGGTGCTCGTGTGCGCCTGCGCCACCTGCCGGACCGTCCTGGCCGGTTTCCTCCCCGGCATCCGGACCGTCTCGCTCTACGAGCTCCTGGCCGAAGCGGAGGAGGTGCGGCCCGCGCGCCTCTTCCCCGAGGCGGCGGTCTTCGACCCGTGCGCCGCCCGGGGGGCGGACCGGATGGAAGCCGCCGTGCGCACCCTCCTCTCCCGCTCCGGGGCCGCCTGCGCCGAACTCGCGGAGAAGAACCGCTGCTGCGGTCACGGGGGGCATATCTACCCGGCCAACCCCGCCCTGGCCGAAGAGATCGCCCGAAACCGCGCGGAAGCGGACGCGCGCCCCTATGTCGTCTACTGCGCCAACTGCCGGGAGGTTTTCGCTTCCCGCGGCAAGGCCTGCGCCCATATCCTGGACATGATCTTCGACCTCCCGGTCCGGGAGGGGGTCCCGGGCCTCGACGAAAAGCGGGCGAACAGCCTGGAGGTGAAAAGGGAGCTGATGAAAAGAATAAAGGGCGCCGACTTCGAGGCCCCGTCGCACCCATGGGACACCCTGACCCTGGTCATCGACGGGGGGCTCCGGCGCACCCTGGACCGGAAGCTCATTTCGGCCGTCGATATCAAGGAAGCCGTCTGGCGCGCGGAGTCCACCGGGGACAGGTTCCTCGACGAGGGGACCGGCGCCTGTCTCTGCAGCATGGTGAAGGAGGTGATCACCTACTGGGTCGAATACCGCGGAATCGCCGACGGAACCTTTGAGATCCTCGACGCCTATACGCATCGCATGCGCTTCACCCGGGGGGAATGA
- a CDS encoding C_GCAxxG_C_C family protein, producing MAYDAEDIIALTARGYCCSQIMVKAGLDARGEENEQLLEAVAGLCGGLHSGLCCGILTGAACLLSLYDSSAAASAMIPELARWFRSTYGTARGGIECRDILGDDPLARSELCPGMMAETLSRCRELLAPFGYEL from the coding sequence ATGGCATACGACGCCGAAGACATTATTGCCCTGACCGCCAGGGGGTACTGCTGCAGCCAGATCATGGTCAAGGCGGGGCTCGACGCGCGGGGAGAGGAGAACGAGCAGCTGCTCGAAGCGGTCGCCGGGCTGTGCGGCGGACTGCATTCGGGCCTCTGCTGCGGCATCCTGACCGGGGCCGCCTGCCTGCTGTCGCTCTACGACAGCAGCGCCGCGGCGTCCGCCATGATCCCGGAACTGGCGCGGTGGTTCCGTTCGACCTACGGGACGGCCCGCGGCGGCATCGAATGCCGCGACATCCTCGGCGACGACCCCCTCGCTAGGAGCGAGCTCTGCCCGGGGATGATGGCCGAGACCCTGTCCCGCTGCAGGGAACTGCTGGCCCCTTTCGGCTACGAACTCTGA
- a CDS encoding phenylacetate--CoA ligase family protein, producing the protein MPRTPLDGWMARRLRAHGLPPGTDTGLYQLARLRETLDYARSRSRFYRDRLAQIDSASIRSLDDVARLPFTFPEDLAAGFHEFLCVSPREVERIVTLATSGTTAPPKRIAFASEDQERTVDFFHHGMSTFTDRTDRVVVFMPGAAEGSVGDLLRRALARLGCAAVVSGPVSDYGRAFETLRRSEATCVVGIPCQLLALSRYAPSRAPGKPVRPRSVLLSSDYVSPAVVRALEAAWGCTVYGHYGMTEMGLGGAVECRERQGYHLREADLLFEVVDGASGRPLPDGEYGEVVFSTLTRRAMPLIRYRTGDASRILPGTCSCGSPLRRLDRVRGRMREAVGLEGGLSLSMADLDDALLDDPGVSTFSAAMERRGGRDRLRLRVRTIRGPADPRRWAARVRAIPVVDDLVRRGRLELDILPGAAAFPTTGTAKRRIADRRDPARSAKPLDIPRSGR; encoded by the coding sequence ATGCCGCGGACGCCGCTCGATGGCTGGATGGCCCGCAGGCTGCGCGCTCACGGGCTGCCGCCCGGAACCGACACCGGGCTGTACCAGTTGGCCCGGCTCAGGGAAACCCTGGATTACGCCCGATCCCGGAGCCGTTTCTACCGCGACCGCCTCGCACAGATAGACAGCGCCTCCATCCGCAGCCTGGACGATGTCGCCCGGCTTCCCTTCACCTTTCCCGAGGATCTCGCCGCCGGGTTCCACGAATTCCTCTGCGTCTCCCCGAGGGAGGTGGAGCGGATCGTCACCCTCGCGACCTCCGGCACCACGGCCCCGCCCAAGAGGATCGCCTTCGCTTCCGAAGACCAGGAACGGACCGTCGACTTCTTCCATCACGGCATGTCGACCTTCACGGACCGGACCGACCGCGTGGTCGTCTTCATGCCGGGAGCGGCCGAGGGGAGCGTGGGGGACCTCCTCCGGCGGGCGCTCGCGCGCCTCGGCTGCGCCGCCGTCGTCTCCGGCCCCGTGTCCGATTACGGGAGGGCGTTCGAAACCCTCCGCCGGTCGGAAGCCACCTGTGTCGTGGGGATCCCCTGCCAGCTCCTGGCGCTCTCGAGGTACGCCCCGTCGCGCGCGCCGGGAAAACCGGTCCGGCCCAGGAGCGTGCTCCTGAGTTCGGACTATGTCTCCCCGGCGGTCGTGCGGGCGCTGGAGGCCGCGTGGGGGTGCACGGTGTACGGCCACTACGGGATGACCGAAATGGGGCTCGGGGGCGCCGTCGAGTGCCGCGAGCGGCAGGGGTATCACCTGCGGGAGGCCGACCTGCTGTTCGAAGTCGTCGATGGCGCAAGCGGCAGGCCCCTCCCGGACGGGGAATACGGCGAGGTGGTGTTCTCCACCCTGACGCGCCGGGCCATGCCCCTTATCCGGTACCGGACCGGCGACGCTTCCCGCATCCTGCCGGGAACCTGTTCCTGCGGGTCCCCCCTCCGAAGGCTGGACCGCGTCCGGGGCCGGATGCGGGAGGCCGTGGGGCTCGAGGGAGGACTCTCCCTGTCGATGGCCGACCTCGACGACGCGCTCCTCGACGACCCCGGCGTGTCGACCTTCTCCGCCGCGATGGAGCGCCGGGGGGGGCGCGATCGTCTCCGCCTCCGGGTGCGCACGATCCGGGGGCCGGCCGACCCGCGCCGTTGGGCGGCCCGGGTCCGCGCCATCCCCGTCGTGGACGACCTGGTCCGCCGCGGCCGCCTGGAGCTCGACATCCTCCCGGGAGCCGCCGCCTTCCCGACGACCGGCACGGCCAAGCGCCGCATCGCCGATCGCAGGGATCCGGCGCGGTCCGCGAAGCCCCTCGACATCCCGCGGTCGGGGCGTTAA
- a CDS encoding 4a-hydroxytetrahydrobiopterin dehydratase, with amino-acid sequence MSDEKPLAERECVPCRGGVPPLEGETLARYQAELGGDWKVVEDQRLEKTYKFRNFKEALAYTVRVGELAESVGHHPGIHLAWGQVKLAIWTHKISGLSEADFVLAAKADELYRS; translated from the coding sequence ATGAGCGACGAAAAGCCACTGGCTGAGCGGGAATGCGTCCCCTGCCGCGGGGGGGTACCTCCGCTCGAGGGGGAAACCCTGGCCCGGTACCAGGCCGAACTGGGGGGCGACTGGAAGGTGGTCGAGGACCAGCGCCTGGAAAAAACCTATAAATTCAGGAATTTCAAGGAGGCGCTCGCTTACACCGTGCGGGTCGGGGAACTGGCCGAAAGCGTCGGCCATCATCCCGGCATCCACCTGGCCTGGGGCCAGGTGAAACTCGCCATCTGGACGCACAAGATTTCGGGCCTCTCGGAGGCCGATTTCGTGCTGGCGGCGAAAGCGGACGAACTCTACCGGTCGTGA
- a CDS encoding aminotransferase class V-fold PLP-dependent enzyme, with protein sequence MIYLDHAATSWPKPPEVLRAMAAFLERAGGNPGRSGHRLSLEAGRIVYDAREAVASLFGAPDPLRVLFTLNATQALNLALSGLLGPGDHVVATGMEHNAVMRPLRHLESGGVRLTVVPCSRDGSLDPGRMAAAIGPSTRLVVMTHASNVTGTILPVSDVARAAHARGALLLVDAAQTAGVLPIDMQLTGIDLLAFTGHKGLQGPPGTGGLILGEGVPASRMAPLVRGGTGSRSEHEIQPEDFPDKFESGTLNGPGIAGLGAGIRWVLDRGIDALRARELELARALAEGIRNIAGVAVYGPENPEERTSIVSFTAAGRRPSEIGLRLDDEFGILCRVGLHCAPAAHRTIGTFPEGTVRLALGAATGMAEVEAAVAAVRKVLRA encoded by the coding sequence ATGATCTATCTCGATCACGCGGCGACCTCCTGGCCCAAGCCGCCCGAAGTGCTCCGGGCCATGGCCGCCTTCCTGGAGCGGGCGGGGGGGAACCCCGGCCGATCCGGGCACCGCCTTTCGCTCGAAGCCGGGCGCATCGTCTACGACGCGCGCGAGGCGGTCGCCTCGCTCTTCGGCGCCCCCGACCCGTTGCGGGTGCTCTTCACCCTGAACGCCACCCAGGCGCTCAACCTCGCCCTCTCGGGCCTCCTCGGGCCCGGGGACCACGTGGTCGCCACCGGCATGGAGCACAACGCCGTGATGCGCCCCCTGCGCCACCTCGAAAGCGGAGGGGTGCGACTCACGGTGGTCCCCTGCTCCCGGGACGGGTCCCTGGACCCGGGGAGGATGGCGGCCGCCATCGGCCCGTCGACACGCCTCGTCGTCATGACCCACGCGAGCAACGTCACGGGCACCATCCTGCCGGTCTCCGACGTCGCCCGCGCCGCGCACGCGCGCGGGGCGCTCCTGCTGGTGGACGCCGCCCAGACGGCGGGGGTGCTCCCCATCGACATGCAGTTGACCGGCATCGACCTGCTGGCCTTCACCGGGCACAAGGGGCTGCAGGGACCGCCCGGCACCGGCGGGCTGATCCTGGGAGAAGGGGTCCCCGCCTCTCGGATGGCGCCGCTGGTGCGGGGGGGAACGGGCAGCCGCTCGGAGCACGAGATCCAGCCGGAGGACTTCCCGGACAAGTTCGAGAGCGGCACCCTCAACGGCCCCGGGATCGCCGGTCTGGGCGCCGGCATCCGCTGGGTTCTCGACCGCGGCATCGACGCGCTGCGTGCCCGTGAACTGGAACTCGCGCGCGCGCTCGCGGAGGGGATCCGCAACATCGCGGGGGTCGCCGTCTACGGCCCGGAAAACCCGGAGGAGCGCACATCGATCGTGTCCTTCACCGCGGCGGGGCGCCGCCCCTCCGAGATCGGCCTCCGGCTGGACGACGAGTTCGGCATCCTCTGCCGGGTGGGGCTGCACTGCGCCCCGGCCGCCCACCGCACCATCGGCACCTTCCCGGAGGGGACGGTCCGGCTGGCCCTCGGCGCCGCGACGGGGATGGCAGAGGTCGAGGCCGCCGTCGCCGCCGTCCGGAAGGTCCTGCGCGCCTGA